From a single Petrotoga sp. 9PW.55.5.1 genomic region:
- the fliD gene encoding flagellar filament capping protein FliD, whose amino-acid sequence MAFNPYIGTFQLTGAVSGMDTGAMVEKLMEIEQQPLLRAQEKFDTLQYKQKLWMEVDNKLEDFYDSLINFKLKGNLIPKSAFSSDETVLTASARADAIDTTFYLKVNSLASQTVLLGEGIDSDITKKSSIGEVISATGDSTFTIHKGSDSVEITVSDGETIQDLINKINESSIGVEARFDDKNGKFFLINKENGDINISVSAEADSHGELLLTSLNLNGTPNLTLGSYAEVELSFNGSTSVTTYSNLTENSLDIFDTTVNLESTSSNFVKVSVEQDIDKSVEVIKEFVDKYNETINYIYDLLREDKVTGKAEDEMTEEDHMKGMLKGDRNLENIFYKLRNMVYSSTDISDSQYNSLFQIGISSGDFGAGYEKTMKGLLSVDEDKLREALSNDAESVWKLFATNDKDNNKFGYAQSIQNYLFDVTKFNGYIDQVSGTNGTIGNEMRRIAKEMTSLLERLQRKEARYYAQFSAMEQAMQQLNMQGMFIQNAFSNNS is encoded by the coding sequence ATGGCTTTTAATCCTTACATTGGTACGTTTCAATTAACAGGAGCTGTTTCTGGGATGGATACCGGGGCAATGGTAGAAAAACTTATGGAGATAGAACAGCAACCATTACTTAGAGCTCAAGAGAAATTTGACACACTTCAATATAAGCAAAAACTATGGATGGAAGTTGATAACAAATTAGAAGACTTCTATGATTCTTTAATTAACTTTAAACTAAAAGGAAATTTAATTCCAAAAAGTGCTTTTTCTTCTGATGAAACAGTTTTAACTGCTTCTGCTAGGGCTGACGCGATAGATACAACATTTTATTTAAAAGTTAATTCCCTTGCTTCACAAACAGTTTTACTTGGGGAAGGTATAGATTCTGATATTACAAAAAAATCGTCTATAGGAGAAGTTATTTCTGCAACAGGTGATTCTACATTTACAATACACAAGGGATCAGATTCTGTTGAAATTACAGTTTCAGATGGGGAAACAATACAAGATCTCATAAATAAAATAAACGAATCCAGTATCGGTGTTGAAGCAAGATTTGATGATAAAAACGGTAAATTCTTTTTAATAAATAAAGAAAATGGAGATATAAATATTAGCGTAAGTGCTGAAGCAGATTCCCATGGAGAACTTTTGTTGACCTCTTTGAACTTAAATGGCACCCCTAATTTAACTCTAGGAAGTTATGCAGAAGTAGAGTTGTCTTTCAATGGTTCTACCTCTGTTACAACCTATAGCAATTTGACGGAAAATTCTTTGGATATATTTGATACTACTGTTAATTTAGAATCCACATCAAGTAACTTTGTGAAAGTTTCTGTAGAACAGGATATAGATAAGAGTGTAGAAGTTATTAAAGAGTTTGTGGATAAATACAATGAAACAATAAATTATATATACGATTTATTACGTGAAGATAAAGTTACCGGTAAAGCAGAAGATGAGATGACAGAAGAAGATCATATGAAGGGAATGTTGAAGGGTGATAGGAACTTAGAAAACATTTTCTATAAGTTAAGGAATATGGTGTACTCTTCTACTGATATTTCTGATTCACAGTATAATTCCTTGTTTCAAATAGGCATTTCATCCGGTGATTTTGGAGCAGGTTATGAAAAAACAATGAAAGGTTTACTGAGTGTTGATGAGGATAAACTTAGAGAAGCTTTATCCAACGATGCGGAAAGTGTATGGAAATTGTTTGCAACTAACGATAAAGATAATAATAAGTTTGGATATGCACAATCTATTCAAAATTATTTATTTGATGTTACGAAATTCAATGGATATATTGATCAAGTTTCTGGAACAAATGGAACTATTGGAAATGAAATGAGGCGAATTGCTAAAGAGATGACATCGCTGCTTGAAAGACTTCAGAGGAAAGAAGCACGGTATTATGCACAATTCTCAGCTATGGAACAAGCTATGCAACAATTAAATATGCAAGGGATGTTTATACAAAACGCCTTTTCAAATAATTCTTAA
- a CDS encoding DNA-directed RNA polymerase subunit beta' produces MANISSFQRKIAKIRIGIASPQSILEQSSGEVKKPETLNHRTGKPEKDGLFCEKTFGPIKDYECACGKYKGKKYEGTVCERCGVKVESKEARRRKIGHIELATPVSHIWYLKSSPSVLSIILNIGVKDLENIIYYGSKRVIERAYLTLSGSENENLGYLPGEVLYQREFEIYSEYLDLRVEPAVKIVAVKGMPIADIDGMVEIKEEMTETERELTWIIIRDETGIERKYPMFEGASIMVEDGQEVEKGTPLADRFLFEEDYLTQKEYSLFLEYYPGSIEVERDIERDTPIVVITDIDKRFSKRIGKKIGDILLEDEARAYEEVMKILNSKIKEEREEVIDKELVSEIVFPGKKFEKGIKITQEILEQLQEFGVKDLIARKEDGSEQIYQINRYEQFESGYGAESIQKLLRKIDLEVLKARLEAELEKMDRKSQKSVKILRRLKLIKDFIKSGNRPEWLITNIIPVIPPDLRPLIQIEGGRFAATDLNDLYRKVINRNNRLKKLLEMDAPEIIVRNEKRILQQAVDSLFYNGRVGKPMTDRNRRPLRSLTDLLKGKKGRFRRNLLGKRVDYSGRAVIAVGPDLKIHECGLPKKMALELFKPFVLAELLKDSNVASKSARKFKKTIIEKEMPEAWEVLEEVIKGHPVLLNRAPTLHRVSIQAFIPKLIEGNAIRLHPLVCPPFNADFDGDQMAIHIPLSSVAQAESKFLMLSRYNIISPANGKPLSMPGKDIIAGSYYLTMHEDEKFNNAKIPEKVSEIGKKGNVSFIFSDDLEATYAYEYLKIIDSDVYLQDNLITLKKSILSLHEPIAFRYNNGKLIKTTIGKIIFNTEVPEDLRNYSKKMDKKGLKDLIFNTFEKHGIDKTADLLDSIKDFGFHYSTLSGLTISIRDVLISPKREELIEEARNEVLEIESLFEEGYLTDNERYKEVIKIWENSTAKVTVETAKTYRKYTFNPIWMMIESGARGNIDQLKQLAGMRGLMADPSGKIIEVPITSNFKNGLSELEFFTSTHGSRKGSADTALRTSTAGYLTRRLVDVAQSITITEDDCGTERGIEARELWSDDSKIENLSDFLFGRVLAKDIFDPETGDVIFNPETNKKYERGEVLKEKDSLFLANYVKDIEISTEKIIKLDDVPKGSFLESMEDIEVEGNFILRKGEEVTDDVIEEIFLHGKETLKVKEYGSVDFVYAGEDLKIEVDNKITTLLKYQERIDLKTAKLLEKHGIKTVKVRPAIFIRSPLTCEADDGICAKCYGMDLSNYKMVDIGESVGIIAAQSIGEPGTQLTMRTFHTGGIATASDITQGLPRAEELFEARKKTKGPEGEFSKTKGIVKAIERDTENKRGRRLKIIIENKDGELESYESDYRTKAVVEVGDKVLPGQRLTTGNIKPRKILKELGVNALSNHLLSEIKKIYAEQGVDIHDKHFEIIIRQMINKIEILDGGDTDFMPGDLVSFNKVQKINEQILKENSKVSENRETVLGKKLSKRVIIPVEDEEEEDKIYEPGTDLNEEILNEIIETNIKEIEIYEDYKELQTEDGKSHIVGTSKKYLINPKDTIKYERRLLRITKASLEKEGWLSAASFQQTVQILTEASIEGKVDRLKGLKENVIVGQPIPAGTGLKLYSNLNYEIAKPEEVTEAEQKKSAG; encoded by the coding sequence TTGGCAAATATTTCTTCTTTTCAAAGGAAGATTGCTAAGATAAGAATTGGGATAGCATCCCCCCAGAGTATTTTGGAACAATCAAGCGGAGAAGTTAAAAAGCCTGAAACACTTAACCACAGAACAGGAAAACCTGAAAAAGATGGTCTGTTTTGTGAAAAAACCTTTGGACCAATTAAAGATTACGAATGTGCTTGTGGTAAATACAAAGGCAAGAAATATGAAGGAACAGTATGTGAGAGATGTGGAGTAAAAGTTGAATCTAAAGAGGCCAGAAGAAGAAAAATAGGTCACATAGAATTAGCTACACCTGTTTCTCATATTTGGTATTTGAAATCTTCTCCGTCTGTCTTATCTATTATATTAAATATCGGCGTCAAAGATCTTGAAAATATCATATACTATGGTTCAAAAAGAGTTATAGAAAGAGCATATCTAACTCTTAGCGGCTCAGAAAACGAAAATTTAGGATATCTCCCAGGAGAGGTTCTATATCAGAGGGAGTTTGAAATATATTCGGAATATTTAGATTTAAGAGTAGAACCAGCAGTAAAAATAGTTGCTGTGAAAGGAATGCCTATAGCTGATATTGATGGAATGGTAGAAATAAAAGAGGAAATGACTGAAACGGAAAGAGAGCTTACATGGATAATAATCAGAGATGAAACGGGAATAGAAAGAAAATATCCCATGTTTGAAGGGGCTTCCATAATGGTGGAAGATGGGCAAGAAGTAGAAAAAGGAACTCCTCTAGCAGATAGGTTTTTATTTGAAGAAGATTATCTGACACAAAAGGAGTATTCCCTCTTTCTAGAATATTACCCCGGCTCAATAGAAGTTGAAAGAGATATTGAAAGAGATACACCAATAGTTGTGATAACTGATATAGACAAAAGATTTTCCAAAAGAATAGGCAAGAAAATTGGCGATATATTGCTAGAAGATGAAGCAAGAGCTTACGAAGAAGTTATGAAAATATTGAACTCCAAGATTAAAGAAGAAAGAGAAGAAGTAATAGATAAGGAACTAGTTTCAGAAATCGTGTTTCCCGGTAAGAAATTTGAAAAAGGAATCAAAATAACTCAAGAAATATTAGAACAACTTCAAGAATTTGGTGTTAAAGATTTAATAGCAAGAAAAGAAGACGGAAGTGAACAAATATATCAAATCAATAGATACGAACAATTTGAAAGCGGTTATGGGGCAGAATCCATTCAGAAACTGTTAAGAAAAATCGATCTCGAAGTATTAAAAGCAAGATTGGAAGCCGAATTAGAAAAAATGGACAGGAAAAGTCAAAAAAGCGTTAAAATACTACGAAGGTTAAAATTGATCAAAGATTTCATAAAATCAGGTAATAGACCAGAATGGCTGATTACTAATATTATTCCTGTAATTCCACCCGATCTAAGACCTTTAATTCAAATAGAAGGTGGTAGATTCGCAGCTACTGACTTAAACGATTTATATAGAAAAGTAATTAATAGAAATAACAGATTAAAAAAATTATTAGAGATGGACGCTCCTGAAATAATAGTAAGAAATGAAAAAAGAATTTTGCAGCAAGCTGTAGACTCCCTCTTCTATAATGGACGTGTTGGAAAACCCATGACTGATAGAAACAGAAGACCTTTAAGATCTTTAACTGATCTACTAAAAGGTAAAAAAGGCAGATTTAGAAGAAATCTATTGGGTAAAAGGGTTGATTATTCTGGAAGAGCTGTTATAGCTGTTGGTCCTGATTTAAAAATACATGAATGTGGATTACCAAAAAAAATGGCCTTAGAACTTTTTAAACCGTTTGTTCTAGCAGAATTATTAAAAGATTCTAACGTTGCAAGTAAAAGTGCTAGAAAATTTAAAAAAACTATAATTGAAAAAGAAATGCCGGAAGCATGGGAGGTATTAGAAGAAGTTATAAAGGGTCACCCTGTGTTATTAAACAGAGCTCCAACCTTACACAGAGTATCTATTCAAGCTTTTATACCTAAATTAATTGAAGGAAACGCTATAAGATTACATCCATTGGTTTGTCCGCCTTTTAACGCTGATTTTGACGGAGACCAAATGGCTATACATATTCCGCTTTCTAGTGTTGCTCAAGCAGAATCTAAATTTCTAATGCTATCTCGTTACAACATAATATCTCCAGCAAACGGTAAACCTTTATCCATGCCTGGAAAAGACATAATAGCCGGTTCGTATTATCTAACAATGCACGAAGACGAAAAGTTTAACAATGCTAAAATTCCTGAGAAAGTTTCAGAAATTGGTAAAAAAGGAAATGTAAGTTTCATATTTTCAGACGATTTAGAAGCAACATATGCATACGAATATCTTAAAATAATAGATTCCGATGTATACCTACAGGATAACTTAATAACACTTAAAAAATCAATATTATCTCTTCATGAACCAATAGCGTTTAGATATAACAATGGCAAATTGATTAAAACAACTATTGGAAAAATAATTTTCAACACAGAAGTCCCGGAAGATTTAAGAAATTACTCTAAAAAAATGGATAAAAAAGGATTGAAAGATTTAATATTCAACACTTTTGAGAAACATGGAATTGACAAAACAGCCGATCTTTTAGATAGTATAAAGGATTTCGGTTTTCATTATTCCACATTATCAGGTTTAACTATTTCCATAAGAGATGTATTGATATCTCCAAAAAGGGAAGAGCTTATAGAGGAAGCAAGAAATGAAGTCCTTGAAATAGAATCATTATTTGAGGAAGGGTATCTAACTGATAATGAAAGGTATAAAGAGGTAATTAAAATTTGGGAAAATTCCACTGCAAAAGTTACTGTAGAAACGGCCAAAACATATAGAAAATACACCTTCAATCCTATTTGGATGATGATCGAATCAGGTGCAAGAGGAAATATTGATCAGCTTAAACAGTTGGCAGGTATGAGAGGATTGATGGCCGATCCTTCAGGAAAGATAATCGAGGTACCTATTACATCTAACTTCAAAAATGGGTTATCCGAATTAGAGTTCTTTACATCGACTCATGGTTCAAGAAAAGGTTCAGCAGATACTGCTTTAAGAACATCAACAGCTGGATATCTCACAAGAAGACTGGTTGATGTTGCTCAAAGCATAACAATAACCGAAGATGATTGTGGAACAGAAAGAGGGATTGAAGCTAGAGAACTTTGGTCTGATGATTCAAAGATTGAAAATTTGTCTGATTTCCTTTTCGGTAGAGTTTTAGCAAAAGACATATTCGACCCTGAAACTGGTGATGTAATCTTTAACCCTGAAACAAATAAAAAATATGAACGCGGAGAAGTATTAAAAGAAAAAGACTCATTATTTCTAGCTAATTATGTTAAAGACATTGAAATATCTACAGAAAAAATCATAAAACTTGATGATGTTCCTAAAGGTTCTTTCTTAGAATCAATGGAAGATATAGAAGTAGAAGGAAACTTTATTCTAAGAAAAGGCGAAGAAGTAACAGACGATGTTATTGAAGAGATATTCCTGCATGGAAAAGAAACATTAAAAGTTAAAGAATACGGCTCTGTAGACTTTGTATATGCAGGAGAAGATCTAAAAATAGAAGTAGATAATAAAATTACTACTCTATTAAAATACCAAGAAAGAATTGATTTAAAAACAGCAAAATTATTAGAAAAACACGGTATCAAAACAGTAAAAGTCAGACCTGCAATATTTATAAGATCTCCATTAACTTGTGAAGCAGATGACGGTATCTGTGCAAAATGTTATGGAATGGACTTATCAAATTATAAAATGGTTGATATAGGAGAATCTGTTGGAATAATCGCTGCACAATCTATTGGTGAACCTGGCACACAACTTACCATGAGAACCTTCCACACCGGAGGTATTGCTACTGCCTCAGATATAACACAGGGTTTACCAAGAGCCGAAGAACTATTTGAAGCCAGAAAGAAAACAAAAGGGCCAGAAGGAGAATTTTCGAAAACAAAAGGAATAGTCAAAGCTATTGAAAGAGACACAGAAAACAAAAGAGGTAGAAGATTAAAGATCATCATTGAAAATAAAGACGGAGAATTAGAAAGTTATGAATCTGATTATAGAACAAAAGCTGTAGTTGAAGTAGGAGATAAAGTATTACCTGGTCAAAGACTAACAACAGGAAATATAAAACCCAGAAAAATCTTAAAAGAATTAGGTGTCAATGCCTTATCTAATCACTTATTAAGTGAAATTAAAAAGATATACGCCGAACAAGGTGTCGACATTCACGACAAACATTTCGAAATAATAATAAGACAAATGATAAACAAAATAGAAATCCTAGACGGCGGAGACACCGATTTCATGCCGGGAGATCTGGTAAGTTTTAATAAGGTTCAAAAAATAAATGAACAAATATTAAAAGAAAATTCTAAGGTATCTGAAAATCGAGAAACGGTTTTGGGGAAAAAACTTTCAAAAAGAGTAATAATCCCTGTAGAAGATGAGGAAGAGGAAGATAAGATATATGAACCAGGAACAGATTTAAACGAAGAAATACTGAACGAAATCATAGAAACAAACATAAAAGAAATTGAAATATATGAAGATTACAAAGAATTACAAACTGAAGATGGAAAATCACACATTGTAGGAACTTCTAAAAAATATCTTATTAATCCTAAGGATACCATAAAATATGAAAGAAGATTATTAAGAATAACTAAAGCTTCTTTGGAAAAAGAGGGTTGGTTATCAGCTGCTTCCTTCCAGCAAACTGTACAAATACTAACAGAAGCATCTATAGAAGGAAAAGTAGACAGATTAAAAGGATTAAAAGAAAATGTAATTGTAGGACAACCTATTCCTGCAGGAACTGGGTTAAAGTTATACTCTAATCTCAATTACGAAATAGCAAAACCTGAAGAAGTAACTGAAGCTGAACAAAAGAAATCAGCAGGATAA